A region from the Vicia villosa cultivar HV-30 ecotype Madison, WI linkage group LG3, Vvil1.0, whole genome shotgun sequence genome encodes:
- the LOC131660839 gene encoding MFP1 attachment factor 1-like — MSDPEVSTIATSEQDSSASPQQNGDQTKLSSAGFSIWPPTQRTRDAVITRLIETLTTPSVLSKRYGTLPSDEAASAARQIEDEAYSVASDSGAPDGSDGIEILQVYSKEISKRMLETVKARPTIGSNAADNDAAEVAEAPPSEDRPSSPTIEDAPETGKIETETETDT, encoded by the coding sequence ATGTCCGACCCGGAAGTCTCAACCATAGCCACATCGGAGCAAGACTCCTCCGCCTCACCCCAACAAAACGGCGACCAAACCAAACTCTCCTCCGCCGGTTTCAGCATATGGCCACCTACTCAGCGCACTCGCGACGCCGTCATCACTCGCCTAATCGAAACCCTAACCACTCCCTCCGTCCTCTCCAAGCGCTACGGCACATTGCCTTCTGACGAGGCCGCCTCAGCCGCCCGTCAGATCGAGGACGAGGCTTACTCTGTCGCCAGTGACTCCGGCGCTCCGGACGGCAGCGACGGTATCGAGATCCTCCAGGTTTACTCCAAGGAAATCAGTAAAAGGATGCTTGAAACCGTTAAGGCTAGACCTACTATAGGTTCCAATGCCGCTGATAACGATGCTGCTGAAGTTGCTGAAGCTCCTCCGTCGGAGGATCGTCCTTCTTCACCAACCATAGAGGATGCTCCTGAAACCGGCAAGATCGAGACTGAGACTGAGACTGATACCTGA
- the LOC131657801 gene encoding uncharacterized protein LOC131657801 has translation MSGKGRGRPKKASIPPVHHGTTASSAEPEKGSNKSGTMEQSISVKKITQVNSNQGEMSRDEGSKSVNEQPTSPKKLWVDVISGNRNPTNGLQMEFVAPKVVNGELEVEIEEEDIAFELRHWDSALIMYVLGGDLSMNNVKQFMIRNWNFVKLPEMYFNDEGYFILRFHTMDDKDLVLTKGPYTIHNMPMLLTDWKPNFDLKKDMLRTIPIWVTLPHLPLHLWGQKSLSKIGSALGTPIVTDECTANKLRVSYARILVEMDITKAPVTEINIRDAEGNKRKQVVEYDWRPKFCERCQRVGHNCLDNNQKKPAKHWKQKTIPNDPEMEKVTSSVQIPQQTTTEAEVWTTIERHRKGKTIVNEGIPQIRQDNSFDPLTRENEGLGSNGG, from the coding sequence ATGAGTGGAAAGGGGAGGGGACGGCCGAAGAAGGCCTCAATTCCTCCAGTTCACCATGGTACGACAGCATCTTCGGCAGAACCAGAGAAAGGAAGCAACAAATCAGGAACTATGGAGCAGAGCATCAGTGTGAAGAAGATTACGCAAGTGAATTCGAATCAGGGAGAAATGTCAAGAGATGAAGGAAGCAAGAGTGTGAATGAACAACCAACGAGTCCAAAGAAGCTCTGGGTGGATGTGATTAGTGGCAATCGGAATCCAACAAATGGATTGCAGATGGAATTTGTAGCGCCCAAGGTCGTCAATGGTGAACTGGAAGTGGAGATCGAGGAGGAGGATATTGCGTTTGAACTTAGACACTGGGACTCCGCTCTCATCATGTATGTGCTAGGAGGAGATTTGAGCATGAACAATGTGAAACAATTTATGATAAGGAACTGGAATTTTGTGAAGTTGCCGGAAATGTATTTCAACGACGAGGGTTATTTCATTCTGAGATTTCACACTATGGATGATAAAGATCTAGTGCTAACGAAGGGCCCCTACACCATTCACAACATGCCTATGCTTCTGACGGATTGGAAACCAAACTTTGACCTTAAGAAGGACATGCTTCGTACGATACCAATTTGGGTCACTCTTCCTCATCTACCGCTTCATCTATGGGGTCAGAAGAGTCTGAGTAAGATTGGTAGTGCTTTAGGCACCCCAATTGTAACAGATGAGTGCACAGCGAATAAACTACGAGTCTCATACGCGCGTATACTTGTTGAGATGGATATCACAAAGGCACCGGTAACAGAGATTAACATTAGGGATGCTGAGGGGAACAAGAGGAAGCAGGTGGTTGAGTATGACTGGAGACCGAAATTTTGTGAAAGATGCCAGCGGGTTGGCCATAACTGCCTTGACAACAATCAGAAAAAGCCTGCTAAGCATTGGAAGCAAAAGACCATACCAAATGATCCTGAAATGGAGAAGGTAACATCCTCAGTGCAAATTCCTCAACAGACCACAACTGAAGCAGAGGTTTGGACTACCATAGAAAGGCACAGAAAAGGAAAGACAATAGTGAATGAAGGAATACCTCAGATTAGACAAGATAATTCGTTTGATCCACTAACTCGGGAGAATGAGGGGTTAGGGAGCAATGGAGGTTGA